Within the Elusimicrobiota bacterium genome, the region GCGTGGCGGCGAAGGCGGCCGGCGCCAGGAGCCAGCCCCATGCGGAATAGACCGTGCCCGGCTCGCGAAGGTAGACGTCGCCGGTCAGCACGTCGGACTTCATATGGTCCAGGGCGGCCTGGACGCGGCCCAAAGGGTCGATGATCTGGGAGAACCCGGAGGACGCGGCCCGCACGATCCAGAGGCCGGACTCCACCGCGCGCACCGGCGCCATGGCCGAATGCTGGGAGTGCTGCCAGCGCTTCCAACCGGACGGGTCCAGGTTGGGCACGGCGATGAGTTGGGCGCCCTGCCGGACCAGCCGCCTGGCCCCGTCCTCGTAGTCGAGGTCGTAGCAGATCTGCACCCCCAGCCGGCCCAGCGGCGTGTCCACGGGCCGGACCTCCGGGTCGGGCTTCAGTCTGCGCTCCACGTACTGGATGGGATGGTGCTTGTCGTAACGGCCCAGCAGGGTCCCCTCAGGGGACAGGATCCATACGAAGTTCTGCATCCAGCCCTTCTTCGTGTCCTCAGGGAATATCGCCGCGGCCACGACCTTGACGGACGGCAGTCCGGCCAGCCTATCCCGGAGCAGGCGGAGGTAGAGCTCCTCTTGGCCGGGCTGCACCGTGAAGCCGTACTCCGGCCACACCAGGAGCCTGGCCTTGGCCGCCTCGGGCCGGCGGCTGAGCCGCACCAGACCGGCGAGGTCGTAGTTCTCGTCTTGCACCGCGGCGACCGGCAGGGGCGCGCCCGTCCGCGTCTGAAGATGCCCGACCCGCCAAGCGCCCCAGCCGGCCAGGAGCAGGACCGCGCAGGCCGCGGCCAGGGCCGCAGCCCTGCGGCCCTTGAGCCAGAGCAGCAGAGCCGCGTTGCCGAATGCGATGAGCGCCGAGAGCCCGTAGACTCCGAAGAGACTGCAAGACTGCAGCAGCCACGGATAGCCGACCTGACTGTAGCCCAGGGCCAGCCAGGCGTTCCTCAGCCACCACAATTCGGACCGGAAGTACTCGATCCCGGTCCAGGCCGCCGCGACAGCCAAGGCCCAGAGCCAGCTTGGGCCCAGCCGCCGCCACAGGCCCCAGAGCAGCGCGCAATGCAAAGCCATCCAGAGCGCGAAGACGCACCAGAAGGAGACCACGAAAGGGCCGAAGACCTTGGCGAGCCAATGCAGCGAAGCCCCGTAGAAGATCAGACCGGCCATGGCGCCGAGATTGGCGGCCGAGCGCGCATCCGGGGCGTCCAGCACCGACCACCAGAGGGGGATGAAAGCGAGCCAAGCCAGCCACCCCTGCCCTATCGGCTGGAAAGACAGCAAGAGCAGCACTCCCGTCGCCGCCGCGCCAAGCCAGGCCCTTGAGCGCATCTTGGTGCTAGTCTAGATTATGTATCATCCACGAGTACAGCCCCGGAGGCCGACATGCGCGGAGACGAGTTCTTCCAGGCCGTGGCCGTCAAGCCCCCCTTCACCAAGCTCCATCCCCGCGTGGCCGCCTTCTTCAAGGGGTACCTGGCCCGGGAGAAGGTCGTCCGCTTCGGCGACCGCTTCGTGGTCAACACCAACTTCCCCCCTTTCCCCAGCCCCGCCTTCGACCGTTTCGCCGAAGGCTTCGACCAGGTCGCCGCGGGCGCCCAGCGGCGCCTGCACTCGGTCACTCTCGCCGTGACCAACCGCTGCTCCTATAAATGCTGGCACTGCTACAACGCCGGACGCAGCCAGAAGGACATCCCCTTGGCGCGGCTGCGACAGCTGGCCGCGGAACTGGCGGAGCTGGGCGCGGTGTGCCTCACCTTGACCGGCGGGGAGCCCCTGCTACGCGCCGACCTCGAGGAGGTCGTCGCCTCTTTCGACGGACGCTTCTACCTGTCCTTGGGCACCACCGGCTCCGGCCTCACCCCGGAGCGCGCCCGGAAGCTCAAGGAGCGGGGCCTCTTCGCCGTGGGCATCAGCCTCGACTCCGAGACCGAGGCCGAGCACGACCGTCTGCGCGGGAAAGCCGGCGCGTTCCGGACGGCGCTGGCGGCCCTGCGCATGTGCCGGGATGCGGGATTGTACTCGTACGTCGTCGCGGTGGCCAGCCCCGGCCTGCTGGTCCGCGAGCGGTTCCTGAGCTTCCTGCGCTTCGCCAAGGCCGGCGGCGCCTACGAGGTGCACCTTCTGGAGCCCTGCCCCATCGGGAACCTCAAAGGCCGCCAGGACGCGGTCCTTTCGTCGGCGGACTGCGGACGCATCCTGGATTACCAGGCGGAGGTCGCCCGCGACGAGGAGCTTCCCATCCTGTCCTGCTTCGCCTACGTGGAGGCACCCGAAGCCTTCGGCTGCGGCGCCGGGCTGACGCATCTCTACATCGACGGCAGCGGCGAAGTCTCGCCCTGCAACCTCGTGCCGCTCTCCTTCGGCAGCATACTGGGCCAGCCGCTGGCGGCCGTCCTGGAGCGCATGGGCCGCCAGTTCCGCAAGCCCCGGCCCTCCTGCGTCGGCAAGATCCTGTCCGCGCGCATCCCGGACGGGCCGGTCCCGCTGCCGCCGGACGCCTCCGAAGCATTGTGCGAACGCTACCTGCCCAAAAAGCATGAGCTCCCCCGCTTCTTCCGGATACGCGACGAGGCGACCAGCGCGGCGGGGAGCCGCGAGCTCAAGCAGGCCTACGACACGATCCATTCGGACTACGACGCCTTCTGGCTCTGCGAAGCGGGCAAGCCTGTGGAAGCCCTCGTGGCCAAGCTGCCTTGGAACGGTCGGGAACGGGTCTTCGAGGCGGGCTGCGGCACGGGCTTCGCCAGCGCGCTCATCGCGCGGCGCCTGACGGACGGAGGCTCGCTGCTGGCCGCGGACCTATCGCCCGAGATGCTCTCTTTGGCGCGCCGCAGGCTCGCCTCCCTGCCGGACGCCCCGGTCCGTTTCGCCGAAGGAGACGCGCTCGAGCTGCTGGGCGACAACGGGAAGTTCGACTTGGTGTTCACGAGCTGGGTCCTGGGCTATATCCCCGTGGCGCCCTTCTTCCAGGCCGCGGCCGCGGCCTTGCGGCCCGGCGGCCGGCTCGCCTTCATCGTGCACCGCGAGAACTCCCCCCGCCGGGAGCTCGAGCTGTTCTATGCCTTGGGCGCGCAGGACCCCCACATCCTGGAGATGCGCGTGGCCTTCGATTTCCCCACCCGCAGCCGCGTCGAGGCCGAGCTGCTGGCCGCCAAGCTGCGGCCTGAGGAGCTATGGGAAGGCGCCGCGGTCTTCCGGTACTCCTCCGCCGAAGATGTGCTGGAGCACCT harbors:
- a CDS encoding radical SAM protein — encoded protein: MRGDEFFQAVAVKPPFTKLHPRVAAFFKGYLAREKVVRFGDRFVVNTNFPPFPSPAFDRFAEGFDQVAAGAQRRLHSVTLAVTNRCSYKCWHCYNAGRSQKDIPLARLRQLAAELAELGAVCLTLTGGEPLLRADLEEVVASFDGRFYLSLGTTGSGLTPERARKLKERGLFAVGISLDSETEAEHDRLRGKAGAFRTALAALRMCRDAGLYSYVVAVASPGLLVRERFLSFLRFAKAGGAYEVHLLEPCPIGNLKGRQDAVLSSADCGRILDYQAEVARDEELPILSCFAYVEAPEAFGCGAGLTHLYIDGSGEVSPCNLVPLSFGSILGQPLAAVLERMGRQFRKPRPSCVGKILSARIPDGPVPLPPDASEALCERYLPKKHELPRFFRIRDEATSAAGSRELKQAYDTIHSDYDAFWLCEAGKPVEALVAKLPWNGRERVFEAGCGTGFASALIARRLTDGGSLLAADLSPEMLSLARRRLASLPDAPVRFAEGDALELLGDNGKFDLVFTSWVLGYIPVAPFFQAAAAALRPGGRLAFIVHRENSPRRELELFYALGAQDPHILEMRVAFDFPTRSRVEAELLAAKLRPEELWEGAAVFRYSSAEDVLEHLLKSGAGTAYYNAVKPGCRAETEKKFLELLRQSNAGKPDYKVVHDFVACVATR